In Ptychodera flava strain L36383 chromosome 21, AS_Pfla_20210202, whole genome shotgun sequence, a genomic segment contains:
- the LOC139122210 gene encoding fatty acid-binding protein Fh15-like, whose amino-acid sequence MAFVGKWNFDREENMKEFLVAAGAPASAASSIGRTRGSVEYSQAGNSCTIKTVSSEGTLERTFQFGKPFEMEIPGYGKKSMVVASNEGGKLVFRGSGADKITETREVQGDTMVVTLTKPGVDIAGKCFFSIETSRRRK is encoded by the coding sequence ATGGCTTTCGTCGGCAAATGGAACTTCGACCGAGAAGAGAATATGAAGGAATTTTTGGTTGCAGCCGGGGCACCCGCCAGTGCAGCAAGCAGCATCGGTCGCACAAGAGGCTCCGTGGAATACAGTCAAGCAGGCAACAGTTGCACCATAAAGACGGTCTCCAGCGAAGGCACTTTGGAACGCACCTTCCAATTTGGCAAGCCATTCGAGATGGAAATTCCTGGATACGGCAAGAAATCCATGGTGGTTGCATCGAATGAAGGAGGCAAGCTGGTGTTCAGGGGATCAGGTGCGGATAAAATCACCGAGACTCGTGAAGTCCAGGGCGATACCATGGTAGTCACCCTCACCAAGCCAGGAGTTGACATCGCTGGGAAATGTTTCTTCAGCATAGAAACATCACGAAGGAGAAAGTGA
- the LOC139121470 gene encoding fatty acid-binding protein Fh15-like: protein MAFVGKWNFDRAENMEEFLVAAGAPSDVVSDAVRKRGSVEYSQAGDNCTIKTVSSEGTLERTFQCGKPFEMEIPGYGKKATVVASNEGGKLVFRGSGADKITETREVQGDTMVVTLTKPGVDIAGKCFFSIDKTSRKF from the coding sequence ATGGCTTTCGTCGGCAAATGGAACTTCGACAGAGCGGAGAATATGGAGGAATTTTTGGTTGCAGCCGGGGCACCCTCAGATGTAGTAAGCGATGCCGTTCGCAAGAGAGGCTCCGTGGAATACTCCCAAGCTGGAGACAATTGCACCATCAAGACAGTCTCCAGCGAAGGCACGTTGGAACGCACCTTCCAATGTGGCAAGCCGTTCGAGATGGAAATTCCAGGATACGGCAAGAAAGCCACGGTGGTTGCATCGAATGAAGGAGGCAAGCTGGTGTTCAGGGGATCAGGTGCGGATAAAATCACCGAGACTCGTGAAGTCCAGGGCGATACCATGGTAGTCACCCTCACCAAACCAGGAGTTGACATCGCTGGGAAATGTTTCTTCAGCATAGATAAAACATCGCGAAAATTCTGA
- the LOC139122211 gene encoding fatty acid-binding protein 2, liver-like → MAFQGKWNFDRVEKLAEFMKAVGAPAEAANEAASLTGYVEYSQAGSSYTVKTVSSGGTIERTFQFGKPFEMEFPGYGKKAMVVASDEGGKLVFKGDDITETREIKGNAMVVTLTKPGVDIIGKCFLKKA, encoded by the coding sequence atgGCTTTCCAAGGCAAATGGAACTTCGACCGTGTGGAGAAGCTGGCTGAGTTTATGAAGGCTGTTGGAGCACCTGCTGAGGCGGCAAACGAGGCCGCTTCCCTAACAGGCTACGTGGAGTACTCCCAAGCTGGAAGCAGTTACACCGTCAAGACCGTTTCCAGCGGGGGCACCATAGAACGCACCTTCCAGTTCGGCAAACCGTTCGAGATGGAGTTCCCGGGTTACGGCAAGAAAGCCATGGTGGTCGCATCGGACGAAGGGGGCAAGCTGGTGTTCAAAGGGGATGACATCACAGAGACACGCGAAATCAAAGGCAACGCCATGGTAGTCACACTCACCAAACCAGGAGTTGACATCATCGGGAAATGTTTCCTCAAAAAGGCCTGA